One window of the Salvia miltiorrhiza cultivar Shanhuang (shh) chromosome 6, IMPLAD_Smil_shh, whole genome shotgun sequence genome contains the following:
- the LOC130990700 gene encoding uncharacterized protein LOC130990700, translating into MWVSRHDTRSTLSLARKRAATKEYLVIRQLGIRVREKSSPKFDSVYWSPPTYSWFKVNTDGSTIRAPGRICAGRVFRDWRGMVRGCFHVEGGNGFAFEAELLGLISAIEFAYSNGRLKIWFEADSSYVVHILSTKSRRVPWHFVAIWNHALHLVENMEFRISHIFREGNSPVDIMVSPHTPEGWWTHNIDIIKDAMIRDLSVYSHFR; encoded by the coding sequence GTCGACATGATACTCgttctacgctatcactggctagaaaGCGGGCCGCGACAAAAGAGTATCTTGTTATCAGACAGTTGGGCATTAGAGTACGTGAGAAGTCGTCCCCGAAGTTTGACTCTGTTTACTGGTCCCCTCCTACTTACTCGTGGTTTAAAGTGAACACTGATGGTTCTACCATCAGAGCGCCTGGACGTATTTGTGCGGGCAGGGTTTTCAGAGACTGGAGAGGCATGGTTCGTGGTTGTTTTCATGTTGAAGGGGGTAACGGTTTTGCTTTCGAGGCGGAACTTCTGGGTTTGATTTCTGCTATCGAGTTTGCTTATAGCAACGGTCGGTTAAAAATTTGGTTCGAGGCAGACTCTTCTTATGTGGTTCATATTTTATCTACTAAGTCGCGCCGTGTTCCTTGGCACTTCGTTGCCATTTGGAACCATGCCCTTCATTTGGTTGAGAATATGGAGTTCCGCATCTCTCATATTTTTCGTGAAGGAAACTCTCCTGTTGACATCATGGTTAGCCCACACACTCCTGAGGGTTGGTGGACGCACAATATTGATATCATTAAGGATGCCATGATTAGAGATCTTTCGGTTTATAGTCATTTTCGTTAG